From Alteribacter keqinensis, one genomic window encodes:
- a CDS encoding MBL fold metallo-hydrolase, which produces MKNEMTYGDDYKFIPAISVKNGDLLEVTNGVLCYVDQIVNVIIVEAGGGCVLVDTGMPKSAEKVISVIEKRYGTGSKPMAILLTHGHFDHVGTVVDLVRKWNIPVFAHELELPFLTGEKDYPEPDSSVEGGMVAKISRFFPNEAIQLGDHVKPLPENGEVPFLEGFSWIHTPGHTPGHVSFFRKEDGLLIAGDAFVTVRQDSLYQVMSQKGEVSGPPRYFTTDWDASYLSLKKLVDVNPNVAVTGHGPPLGGPTLKEELESLLAHFKDVAVPDYGRFTH; this is translated from the coding sequence ATGAAAAACGAAATGACGTATGGAGATGATTACAAATTCATTCCAGCCATCTCTGTTAAAAACGGTGATCTTTTGGAGGTAACGAACGGTGTGCTGTGTTACGTGGACCAGATTGTCAATGTGATCATCGTGGAAGCCGGGGGTGGCTGTGTGCTGGTTGACACGGGCATGCCAAAATCCGCCGAAAAGGTGATCTCGGTTATAGAGAAGCGGTATGGAACAGGGTCAAAACCAATGGCTATTCTTTTAACGCATGGCCATTTTGACCACGTGGGAACAGTCGTTGATCTTGTAAGGAAGTGGAATATACCTGTCTTTGCTCATGAACTGGAGCTGCCCTTCTTAACAGGAGAAAAAGATTACCCCGAGCCGGATTCCTCTGTAGAAGGGGGAATGGTCGCAAAAATCTCCCGTTTCTTCCCAAACGAAGCCATTCAGCTTGGAGACCATGTCAAGCCATTGCCTGAAAACGGAGAGGTGCCGTTTTTAGAAGGCTTCTCATGGATTCATACCCCAGGCCATACGCCCGGTCATGTGTCTTTTTTCAGAAAAGAAGACGGACTATTGATTGCAGGAGATGCCTTTGTAACGGTGAGGCAGGACTCTCTGTACCAGGTGATGAGCCAAAAAGGGGAAGTGAGCGGACCTCCAAGATACTTCACGACAGACTGGGACGCTTCCTATCTCTCCTTAAAAAAGCTTGTTGATGTAAATCCCAATGTGGCTGTTACAGGTCACGGACCTCCCCTGGGCGGACCAACGCTGAAAGAAGAGCTTGAATCTCTTCTTGCTCATTTTAAGGATGTGGCTGTACCGGATTACGGGCGCTTTACTCATTAG
- a CDS encoding nucleotidyltransferase domain-containing protein, with product MSHLRAGYGLDRNGFIVSDVSKNKIDHVYWPCIKESVAELVQLNQLHSVYVYGSVARGEATVQKSDLDLIALFKGGKLSPGNQTDLTKLSKDLSQKYHSLVRDVGIASAFYDYAMDPANYYEQAFLKEISVCVHGEDLGDRFGPYRLSPEIAISFNGDIGDVLTRTLKKLVAASEEEFKRLSQNVARKLIRTYYSMVMTRSRIWTTRLHEQADIVITHFPDKKPVVRTLHKWLEEPPTDRDATLKLIKKEGKWASDNFMREVYVSS from the coding sequence ATGAGCCATCTGCGAGCAGGATATGGCCTTGACCGAAATGGATTTATTGTAAGCGACGTTAGTAAAAACAAGATTGATCACGTCTATTGGCCTTGTATAAAAGAGTCAGTCGCGGAGCTTGTACAGCTGAACCAGCTGCACAGCGTGTATGTTTACGGCAGTGTAGCCAGAGGTGAAGCCACAGTCCAAAAATCAGATTTGGATCTAATCGCTCTTTTTAAAGGTGGCAAATTGAGCCCCGGCAATCAGACTGACTTAACGAAACTGTCCAAAGACCTGTCCCAAAAATACCACTCTCTCGTTCGTGATGTCGGCATCGCTTCAGCCTTTTACGACTATGCCATGGATCCGGCGAACTATTATGAACAGGCTTTCTTAAAGGAGATCTCCGTTTGTGTCCATGGCGAAGACCTGGGAGATCGGTTTGGTCCGTACAGACTCTCACCGGAGATTGCCATAAGCTTTAACGGAGATATCGGCGACGTCCTTACCCGGACACTGAAAAAACTGGTTGCCGCTTCTGAGGAGGAGTTTAAAAGATTATCACAGAATGTTGCCCGCAAACTCATTCGAACCTATTATTCTATGGTGATGACACGTTCCCGGATCTGGACTACACGTCTTCACGAGCAAGCCGACATTGTGATCACCCACTTCCCGGATAAAAAACCGGTTGTTCGTACCCTGCACAAATGGCTCGAGGAACCACCCACGGACCGGGATGCTACACTTAAGCTCATTAAAAAAGAGGGGAAATGGGCAAGTGACAACTTTATGCGTGAAGTGTACGTTTCTTCCTGA
- a CDS encoding ABC transporter ATP-binding protein yields the protein MSVIKVNHIQKGYGKTKVLDEVSLSVEKGQIYGFIGPSGAGKTTLIKLIAGMELVDDGEVYVLGSKMPSLPVLQDVGYMAQSDALYLQLTGKENLAFFASLFKLTKKQQKDRISYAAGLVNLTDDLDKKVAAYSGGMKRRLSLAISLLQDPQILILDEPTVGIDPELRLSIWNELLRLKKEEGKTIIVTTHVMDEAERCDFIALIRNGSILANGTPSELKDLYHAQNIDEVFLNAGRSKQ from the coding sequence GTGAGTGTAATTAAAGTAAATCACATCCAAAAGGGGTACGGGAAAACGAAAGTACTCGATGAGGTAAGTCTGAGTGTAGAGAAAGGTCAAATATATGGCTTTATAGGACCCTCCGGAGCAGGGAAAACGACACTGATAAAATTAATCGCAGGGATGGAGCTCGTTGATGATGGGGAGGTTTATGTACTCGGGTCTAAAATGCCCAGTCTTCCGGTATTGCAGGATGTAGGATATATGGCTCAATCAGACGCATTGTATTTGCAGCTCACAGGAAAGGAGAATCTCGCTTTTTTTGCGAGCCTTTTTAAACTTACAAAAAAACAACAAAAGGACCGAATATCCTACGCTGCAGGACTGGTAAATTTAACTGATGATTTAGATAAAAAAGTGGCGGCTTATTCTGGAGGGATGAAACGAAGGTTATCTCTTGCCATTTCATTACTGCAGGACCCCCAAATCCTTATATTGGATGAACCTACTGTAGGAATTGACCCCGAACTGCGGTTAAGCATATGGAACGAATTGCTGCGCCTGAAAAAAGAAGAAGGAAAAACCATTATTGTAACCACACATGTAATGGATGAAGCAGAGAGGTGTGACTTTATCGCCCTGATCAGAAACGGAAGTATATTAGCAAACGGCACTCCATCTGAATTAAAAGACTTATATCATGCCCAAAATATTGATGAGGTCTTTTTAAATGCCGGAAGGAGCAAACAATGA
- a CDS encoding DUF1048 domain-containing protein codes for MNIKKMIEGKKEWRAHVSRVKALPQDYQIVYKEIQKYLFKVGPVELNEGTGLLSDILSFFEEGAAAGKGVLEVTGTDVAAFCDGLIEDSKTYADLYQESVSQTVDKSVKKRST; via the coding sequence ATGAATATTAAAAAAATGATTGAAGGTAAAAAAGAATGGAGAGCCCATGTTTCCCGTGTCAAAGCACTGCCCCAGGATTACCAGATTGTCTATAAAGAGATTCAAAAATACCTCTTCAAAGTTGGTCCTGTTGAGCTGAACGAAGGTACCGGACTGCTCTCGGACATCCTCAGCTTCTTTGAAGAAGGGGCAGCGGCTGGGAAAGGTGTGCTTGAAGTCACAGGAACAGACGTTGCAGCTTTCTGTGATGGGCTGATTGAGGATTCGAAAACCTATGCTGATCTCTATCAGGAATCGGTCAGTCAAACAGTCGATAAGTCTGTGAAAAAACGGAGTACTTGA
- a CDS encoding polysaccharide deacetylase family protein — translation MKKKIKVTGIAILAVIAALYLINELSKSRSFQFFGGLVTSVETDEKTVALTFDDGPGINTDDILDILGKHDVKGTFYLTGSEIENAFDDGVSIVQEGHEIGNHSYSHPRMVLKSPSFIKGEIEKTDALIRQIGYEGEITFRPPYGKRLVVLPHYLSSNERDTILWNIEPESFVSGSEDIVLHVTENIKPGSIILLHVMHESRRESLDSVGGIITSLKEGGYTFVTVSELLEYRKDGEKNEPSASRIWP, via the coding sequence ATGAAAAAGAAAATCAAAGTTACCGGTATTGCAATCCTGGCGGTAATCGCTGCACTTTATTTGATAAATGAATTGTCAAAGTCACGGTCGTTTCAGTTTTTTGGCGGGCTTGTGACGAGTGTGGAGACAGACGAAAAAACTGTCGCACTGACCTTTGATGACGGGCCGGGGATAAACACGGATGACATTCTGGACATTCTTGGAAAACATGATGTTAAAGGGACGTTCTATTTAACAGGTTCTGAGATTGAAAACGCATTTGATGATGGTGTTTCCATTGTACAGGAAGGCCACGAAATTGGAAATCACTCCTATTCCCATCCGCGGATGGTGTTAAAATCACCCTCCTTTATTAAGGGTGAAATCGAGAAAACAGATGCGTTAATCCGGCAGATCGGATATGAAGGAGAGATCACCTTCCGCCCGCCTTATGGAAAAAGACTGGTCGTGCTTCCCCATTATTTATCCAGCAACGAAAGAGACACCATTCTGTGGAACATCGAACCCGAATCCTTTGTGTCAGGCTCGGAGGATATCGTTCTTCATGTTACCGAAAACATCAAGCCCGGCTCCATCATTTTGCTGCACGTGATGCATGAAAGCAGAAGAGAATCACTGGATTCAGTGGGAGGAATCATTACGTCACTGAAAGAAGGAGGATATACATTTGTCACCGTATCGGAACTTTTGGAGTACAGAAAGGATGGAGAGAAAAATGAGCCATCTGCGAGCAGGATATGGCCTTGA
- a CDS encoding amidohydrolase family protein, producing MGYLLKNVSIIDVESEKVIHGSIEIQGERITQIFHGEVSRKYEETYDMQGKFAIPGLMDMHCHIKEGFAPHFVASGVTAVRNTAGNVIELDDLIHAENDAPTPCVYSADRMIDGAPGLWGPTGIANFVTEDPEEGREEVRRQVREGAQFIKVYGLLSKPVMKAVVEEANKYNLEVSCDLIHSTISALEAAELGVTWFEHASGIVQAMYPGWHMQAEGFDIDWENINQDKIDDVCEKLLAYNVKLCPTLTVFDQIQLLPDSWDPENEITQTCGLTEHWKELARHEKMYKEHMGFLTNSIKRIARTYHDLGGTVVAGTDSPAGVWTFPGMGLHRELELFVEMGLTEMEALQAATNKAARSISLEQVGVIKENYLADLVILEKNPLDNIENTKEIFKIIKGGKIYDQKAILEAVPSKEYLEKKSKEFEKKFTVVS from the coding sequence GTGGGTTATTTATTAAAAAACGTATCGATTATAGATGTGGAATCAGAGAAAGTCATCCACGGATCAATTGAAATTCAAGGTGAGAGAATAACACAGATATTCCATGGTGAAGTGAGCCGGAAATACGAAGAAACGTATGATATGCAAGGCAAATTTGCGATTCCCGGCTTAATGGATATGCACTGTCATATAAAAGAAGGTTTTGCTCCGCACTTCGTCGCTTCTGGTGTAACAGCAGTCAGAAATACAGCTGGAAATGTTATTGAACTGGATGATTTAATCCATGCTGAAAACGATGCACCAACTCCATGTGTCTATTCGGCAGATCGTATGATTGATGGAGCACCCGGACTTTGGGGGCCGACAGGTATTGCAAATTTCGTAACAGAAGACCCTGAAGAAGGTAGAGAAGAAGTGAGAAGGCAGGTTCGTGAAGGGGCACAATTTATCAAGGTTTATGGATTGTTATCAAAGCCGGTGATGAAAGCTGTGGTTGAGGAGGCTAATAAGTATAATTTAGAAGTAAGCTGTGATCTTATTCACTCAACAATCAGCGCCTTGGAAGCGGCTGAACTGGGGGTAACATGGTTTGAACATGCTTCAGGGATTGTGCAGGCAATGTATCCAGGCTGGCACATGCAGGCAGAAGGATTTGATATTGACTGGGAGAATATAAACCAAGATAAGATTGATGACGTTTGCGAAAAGTTACTGGCCTATAATGTGAAGCTCTGCCCAACCTTAACGGTGTTTGATCAAATTCAACTTTTGCCGGATTCGTGGGATCCTGAAAATGAGATCACTCAAACGTGCGGGTTAACGGAGCATTGGAAAGAGTTAGCCAGACATGAAAAAATGTATAAAGAACATATGGGGTTTTTAACCAATTCGATTAAGCGGATAGCAAGAACCTATCATGATCTTGGTGGCACCGTTGTAGCAGGAACAGACTCCCCGGCAGGTGTGTGGACATTCCCCGGGATGGGTCTGCACCGGGAGCTGGAGCTGTTTGTGGAAATGGGATTAACGGAGATGGAAGCCCTTCAAGCTGCAACGAATAAAGCAGCCCGGTCGATTTCTTTAGAGCAGGTCGGGGTGATAAAGGAGAATTATCTAGCTGACCTTGTTATCCTGGAGAAGAACCCACTGGATAATATTGAAAATACAAAGGAGATTTTCAAAATTATCAAGGGTGGAAAGATATATGATCAAAAGGCCATTTTAGAAGCAGTTCCCAGTAAGGAGTACTTAGAGAAGAAATCCAAGGAGTTTGAAAAGAAATTTACTGTAGTCTCATAA
- a CDS encoding nucleoside triphosphate pyrophosphohydrolase codes for MPVYNKLVRDRIPEVIAHTGKKAVWETLTDEQYLSCAKEKMKEELGEYLASKNDDEAVEELADLLELIYCLAEQHNSTVDQLEVVRREKAEKRGSFKEKVFLREVIE; via the coding sequence ATGCCTGTCTACAACAAACTCGTCCGAGACCGGATCCCGGAAGTGATCGCACACACCGGTAAAAAAGCCGTCTGGGAAACCCTGACTGATGAACAGTACCTGTCCTGTGCAAAAGAAAAAATGAAAGAGGAACTGGGCGAATACCTGGCATCCAAAAATGACGATGAAGCCGTGGAGGAACTGGCCGATCTCCTGGAGCTCATCTACTGCCTCGCGGAACAGCACAACAGCACGGTCGACCAGCTCGAAGTTGTACGAAGGGAGAAGGCGGAGAAGAGAGGATCGTTTAAGGAGAAGGTGTTTTTGAGGGAGGTAATAGAATAG
- a CDS encoding TetR/AcrR family transcriptional regulator, which produces MTEKMDRRKVRTQKLIRQSVMKLIEEKGVKNITVSDITAYADINRGTFYLHFRDVNDLLEQYQKEFLVEIKAKVKDIDIFEFIKHRESKTAYPVIITVLETIAKHADLLKVLLGPNGDPAFSIKLKEFVKARILDKLTSSNFKENNMVVPSEYLATFIASAHLGIIHHWIDTGMRQTPEEIASIITHIAVQGPLATLRFEK; this is translated from the coding sequence ATGACAGAAAAAATGGATCGAAGAAAAGTACGGACTCAAAAACTCATACGGCAATCCGTGATGAAGCTGATTGAGGAAAAAGGAGTTAAGAATATCACCGTAAGTGATATTACTGCATATGCGGATATTAACCGAGGAACCTTTTATTTGCATTTTAGGGATGTGAATGACTTATTAGAGCAGTACCAAAAGGAGTTTCTTGTGGAGATAAAGGCAAAAGTAAAAGACATAGATATCTTTGAATTTATAAAGCACAGAGAAAGTAAAACTGCTTATCCGGTTATAATTACTGTCCTTGAAACGATCGCAAAACATGCTGATTTATTAAAGGTACTCTTAGGTCCTAATGGCGATCCTGCCTTCTCAATCAAATTAAAAGAGTTTGTAAAGGCCAGGATCTTAGATAAATTAACTTCTTCCAATTTCAAAGAAAATAACATGGTGGTACCTTCCGAATATTTAGCAACATTTATTGCTTCTGCACACCTTGGAATCATTCATCACTGGATTGACACCGGGATGAGACAAACGCCGGAAGAAATAGCATCTATCATCACACATATTGCCGTCCAAGGTCCATTAGCTACTCTGCGATTTGAGAAGTAA
- a CDS encoding GNAT family N-acetyltransferase, which produces MEKDIRFRLAEEKDLDKIVEMLADDVLGSRRERYEQPLPVSYLKAFRAITSDANNELVVAYQGDEIIGVQQITFTPYLTHQGGWRATIEGVRTASSSRSKGVGTELIKWAIKRAEKLGCHLVQLTTDKERPDALRFYEKLGFKATHEGLKLKL; this is translated from the coding sequence ATGGAAAAAGACATTCGATTCAGACTTGCAGAAGAAAAAGATCTGGATAAAATTGTAGAAATGCTTGCTGATGATGTATTAGGCAGCAGGAGGGAGAGATATGAGCAGCCACTCCCGGTCAGTTACTTAAAAGCGTTTCGAGCGATTACATCAGACGCGAACAATGAATTAGTCGTAGCATACCAAGGGGATGAAATAATTGGCGTTCAGCAAATCACCTTCACTCCTTATCTCACACATCAGGGCGGCTGGAGAGCGACAATTGAAGGTGTAAGAACCGCCTCTTCTTCCCGCAGTAAGGGCGTAGGGACGGAACTGATAAAATGGGCAATCAAGCGTGCAGAGAAACTGGGCTGTCACTTAGTTCAGCTTACAACAGATAAAGAGCGGCCCGATGCGCTGAGGTTTTATGAAAAGCTGGGCTTTAAAGCAACCCATGAAGGGTTAAAGCTAAAACTTTGA
- a CDS encoding PadR family transcriptional regulator: MENNTEMLKGVLEGCVLEIISRGETYGYEITQQLRELGFIDVVEGTVYTITLRLEKNNLVDIEKKRSTVGPPRKFYTLNEAGQKHLEMFWRKWDFISGKMNELKKKSKGDIA; the protein is encoded by the coding sequence TTGGAAAATAACACGGAAATGCTAAAAGGAGTACTTGAGGGCTGTGTGCTTGAGATCATCAGCCGCGGTGAAACTTACGGCTATGAAATTACACAGCAACTGCGGGAACTTGGTTTTATTGATGTGGTTGAAGGCACGGTTTATACGATTACCTTGCGGCTTGAGAAAAACAATCTGGTGGACATCGAGAAAAAGAGGTCCACGGTAGGCCCGCCGAGGAAATTTTACACACTCAACGAAGCAGGTCAAAAGCATCTTGAAATGTTTTGGAGAAAGTGGGATTTCATCTCAGGCAAAATGAACGAACTTAAAAAGAAATCAAAAGGTGACATAGCCTGA
- a CDS encoding class I SAM-dependent methyltransferase: MADKLFEDQRLADVYDFFDSAERPDLDPYIKLAEDLNARTVIDLGCGTGNLACKLAARGKEVIGVDPAAASLHVAKRKAYADKVKWVNGTIARLPDDVKADLITVTGNAAQVFLTEEEWLSTLRKCRSHLVPGGRLVFEVRNPEKEAWKKWHREYSYDVIEVPEKGKIETWIDLLDVQFPLVTFRHTFVFHNDDAVLTSESTLRFRTKTEIMDSLSEANLVVEDVRDAPDRPGLEFVFIARNPD; the protein is encoded by the coding sequence TTGGCTGACAAACTCTTTGAAGACCAAAGACTCGCCGATGTTTATGATTTTTTTGATTCGGCCGAACGTCCGGATCTTGACCCGTATATCAAACTGGCAGAAGACTTAAATGCCCGGACCGTCATTGACCTTGGTTGTGGTACCGGCAACCTTGCGTGCAAACTGGCCGCACGTGGGAAGGAAGTCATTGGCGTCGATCCTGCAGCTGCTTCTCTTCATGTAGCGAAACGAAAAGCTTACGCAGACAAGGTGAAGTGGGTTAACGGAACCATCGCCAGACTCCCTGATGATGTGAAAGCGGATCTCATTACGGTAACAGGAAATGCCGCCCAAGTCTTCCTGACTGAAGAGGAGTGGCTTTCCACCCTCAGAAAGTGCCGCAGTCACCTGGTTCCGGGAGGCCGGCTCGTTTTCGAAGTCCGCAACCCTGAAAAAGAAGCGTGGAAGAAATGGCATCGGGAGTATTCCTACGACGTGATCGAAGTACCCGAAAAGGGGAAAATTGAGACGTGGATTGACCTTCTCGATGTCCAATTCCCTCTCGTTACCTTTCGCCATACCTTTGTGTTTCACAACGATGATGCGGTACTCACTTCAGAATCGACATTGAGGTTTCGCACAAAGACAGAGATTATGGATTCTTTGTCCGAGGCAAACCTGGTTGTGGAGGATGTTCGGGATGCACCGGACCGTCCCGGTTTGGAATTCGTCTTTATCGCACGTAATCCGGATTAA
- a CDS encoding DUF1048 domain-containing protein, giving the protein MTFLERVTGSDMTKAMKEFEARAQALPPEYQAAWEDITSNLWIDANFTGRSLMPIFESALELLEVTSADGHSVEEVLGDDIEGFCKSLVGEEGAKTYRDKWREQLNRNVAKKLGGLI; this is encoded by the coding sequence ATGACCTTTTTAGAAAGAGTAACCGGCAGCGATATGACAAAAGCAATGAAGGAATTTGAAGCACGAGCACAAGCCCTGCCGCCTGAATATCAAGCTGCTTGGGAAGACATTACAAGTAACCTTTGGATTGATGCGAATTTCACCGGGCGTAGTCTTATGCCGATTTTTGAAAGTGCGCTTGAACTGCTTGAAGTTACATCGGCAGACGGCCATAGCGTTGAAGAAGTGTTGGGAGATGATATCGAAGGTTTCTGCAAATCCCTTGTTGGTGAAGAAGGTGCAAAAACATACAGAGATAAATGGCGTGAACAGCTCAACAGGAACGTAGCAAAAAAATTAGGAGGGCTGATATGA
- a CDS encoding ABC transporter permease gives MRIQAMVKRICQEMVRDKRTLALLIVAPLLILSLMYFLFNSEDRDPRLGGLGLDERIVTVLEESEITVETFEEVSDVESLIVSEGLDGMLIMGAGTPELVLENSDPSASQALQMKVKQAMSLQAQQELMERTGTEADVDTTISKDYVYGSESSDFFDILSPVLIGFFVFFFVFLISGIGLLKERTSGTLERLLSTPIRRGEVVTAYLIGYGIFAIIQTVIVVLYSVLVLDIVLVGSLWHVVFINLLLALVALSLGTLLSTFAASEFQMVQFIPIAVIPQIFFSGIIPLEGMADWLQALGKVMPLYYGADALRGVMYKGFSLTDVSGSLYVLALFSIVFIVLNIYALKRYRKL, from the coding sequence ATGAGAATACAAGCCATGGTTAAAAGAATTTGTCAGGAGATGGTCCGTGATAAAAGAACGTTAGCACTTCTGATTGTCGCACCGCTGCTGATTTTGTCTCTTATGTATTTTTTATTTAACAGTGAAGATAGAGACCCTCGTTTAGGAGGCCTTGGTTTAGATGAACGTATCGTTACCGTATTGGAAGAGTCCGAAATCACTGTAGAAACGTTCGAAGAAGTATCCGATGTTGAAAGTTTGATTGTTTCGGAAGGTCTTGACGGGATGCTTATTATGGGTGCGGGTACCCCTGAACTTGTATTAGAAAATAGCGATCCATCTGCCTCACAAGCTTTACAAATGAAAGTTAAACAGGCAATGTCCTTACAAGCCCAGCAGGAACTTATGGAAAGAACGGGTACAGAGGCAGATGTTGACACGACTATTTCAAAAGACTACGTATATGGAAGTGAAAGTTCAGATTTCTTTGATATATTAAGTCCTGTCTTAATTGGTTTCTTTGTATTCTTTTTTGTCTTTCTAATTTCAGGGATAGGATTATTAAAAGAAAGAACCTCCGGCACGCTTGAACGGTTACTGTCGACACCGATTCGCCGGGGAGAGGTGGTTACTGCTTATTTGATCGGGTACGGAATATTTGCCATTATCCAGACGGTTATCGTTGTTTTATATTCGGTGTTAGTACTGGATATAGTACTTGTTGGTTCTTTATGGCATGTTGTTTTTATTAATTTATTACTTGCGTTGGTTGCACTTTCATTAGGAACACTATTATCCACCTTTGCAGCTTCGGAGTTTCAGATGGTACAGTTTATCCCTATTGCCGTTATTCCCCAGATCTTTTTCTCGGGAATTATTCCGCTTGAAGGTATGGCAGACTGGCTGCAGGCCCTGGGGAAAGTTATGCCTCTTTATTATGGTGCCGATGCTCTGAGGGGAGTCATGTATAAAGGATTCAGCCTGACTGATGTGAGTGGAAGTCTGTACGTTTTAGCTTTGTTTTCGATCGTTTTTATTGTACTGAATATCTATGCGTTAAAAAGATATCGCAAGTTGTAA
- a CDS encoding DUF2691 family protein, whose translation MRGISFEIPNAYGRYLFEIMDVIPLKGLTWKIGDGESYVIESDTLGVPLFPSACIVEEDVLLKEISKEDYYLIFVDLKGFPKKSDVREIATYQEFVESECQFVLLITDSSYVTIYSKDPLTIKQNFSKATTAGYKNIAYITEEDDERTTLLAF comes from the coding sequence GTGAGAGGCATATCGTTTGAAATTCCAAATGCTTACGGGAGATATTTATTTGAGATTATGGATGTCATCCCTCTAAAAGGACTTACTTGGAAAATTGGTGATGGAGAATCGTACGTTATTGAAAGCGATACATTAGGAGTTCCCCTGTTTCCCTCCGCCTGCATAGTAGAAGAGGACGTGCTGCTTAAGGAAATTTCAAAAGAAGATTATTATCTTATCTTTGTTGATTTAAAGGGATTTCCAAAAAAATCAGATGTGAGAGAGATTGCAACATATCAGGAATTTGTCGAGAGTGAGTGTCAATTTGTACTCCTAATAACCGATTCCTCATATGTAACGATTTATTCAAAAGACCCACTCACGATTAAGCAGAACTTTTCCAAGGCAACTACTGCTGGTTATAAAAATATAGCGTATATAACAGAGGAAGATGATGAAAGAACAACGCTGCTCGCTTTTTAA
- a CDS encoding AraC family transcriptional regulator, whose product MDMLKGMNDALSYIEENLGEHIDLKEVAKIALCSEYHFKRLFSLLSGITITEYIRRRRLTLAALDLKDSHVKVIDVALKYGYQSPDAFTRVFQNYHGVTPSAARNTEQNLKAYPRMTFQLTITGGTEMKYRIVEKEAFKVAGIKYEVDMVNGLLTPDYEHMMSSISDEKMKELESSSTSEPRGVIHVTANYSESAEGKTAFDQYIGAAVTQAPSGNDSVLDVPALTWAVFEAEGAWEEVEDHWQRIYSEWLPSSSCELAQGPEILASKKSEIWIPIKEK is encoded by the coding sequence ATGGATATGTTAAAGGGAATGAACGACGCATTGAGTTACATCGAAGAGAATCTGGGAGAACACATTGATTTAAAAGAAGTGGCAAAGATTGCACTGTGCTCAGAATATCATTTTAAACGTCTTTTTTCGCTTTTGTCCGGTATTACGATAACAGAGTATATTCGCAGAAGGCGTTTGACATTGGCAGCATTGGATCTGAAGGATTCACATGTAAAAGTGATTGATGTGGCACTTAAATATGGGTATCAGTCTCCGGATGCTTTTACACGTGTCTTTCAAAACTATCATGGCGTTACTCCTTCCGCAGCCCGGAATACAGAGCAAAATCTAAAGGCATATCCAAGAATGACCTTTCAATTAACGATTACAGGGGGAACGGAAATGAAGTACCGTATTGTTGAAAAAGAAGCGTTTAAAGTGGCGGGGATAAAATATGAAGTAGACATGGTCAATGGTCTGCTCACACCTGATTACGAACACATGATGTCTTCTATTAGTGATGAAAAGATGAAAGAATTGGAGTCCAGCTCAACCAGCGAGCCCCGGGGTGTCATTCATGTGACGGCCAATTATTCAGAAAGCGCGGAAGGAAAGACAGCCTTTGATCAATATATCGGGGCAGCTGTGACTCAAGCGCCGTCAGGTAACGATTCAGTATTAGACGTACCTGCTTTGACGTGGGCCGTTTTTGAAGCAGAAGGAGCCTGGGAGGAAGTTGAAGACCACTGGCAGCGGATTTATTCTGAATGGCTGCCTTCATCATCCTGCGAATTGGCACAAGGTCCGGAAATACTGGCAAGCAAGAAAAGTGAAATCTGGATCCCGATTAAGGAGAAATAA